The sequence GGGCGTACATGCTCAACCTGACCGCGCCGGAGATGACGGTGCTGGTCGGCGGGCTCCGTGCGCTGGGCGCCAACTACGGCGGCACCAAGCACGGGGTGCTGACCGACCAGCCGGGCAAGCTGACGAACGACTTCTTCGTCAACCTGCTCGACATGCGGTACGAGTGGAAGGGCTCGACGGCCGAGAACGTCTACGAGGGTGTGGACCGCGACAGCGGGCAGACCAAGTGGACCGCGACCGCCAACGACCTGGTGTTCGGCCACAACTCGCAACTGCGGGCGCTGGCCGAGGTGTACGCACAGGAGGACTGCAAGCAGAAGTTCGTCGACGACTTCGTGGCCGCCTGGGCGAAGGTGATGAACAACGATCGGTTCGACCTGCACCAGTAACACCGGTGCCTGACCGACAATAGACGGGTGCGGCACCCCGCGGGCTCATCCGGCTCGCGGGGTGTCGTGCGTTCTGGACAGCGTCCTTTTCTGTTGCTGTCCGTCCGCGGTGAAGACGAAGCCGCCGACGACGAATACCTCGCGATGATGCGGTTCGGCGGCCTGGACACCACCAGCCTGCGTCGAATCCGGTTGACTCACCGCCCGATGGGACCGGTCGACCTCGCCGACTGGTCCGGCGTCATCCTGGGTGGCGGGCCGTACAACATCAGCGACCCGGCCGACACCAAGTCCCCCGAGCAGCGACGCGCTGAGTCGGAGTTGCTGGCGTTGATCGAGCGCATGGTCGAACAGGACTTTCCGTTTCTCGGATGTTGTTACGGTGTCGGCACGCTCGGCACCGTGATCGGGGCAACCGTCGACCGGACGTATACCGAACCGGTCGGCGGGGTGCGCGTCAGCGTCACCGCGGCCGGCCGCGACGACCCGTTGTTCGCCGATCTGCCCGATGCCTTCGACGCGTACGGCGGGCACAAAGAGGCGGCCACCGATCTCCCGCCGGGCGTGCCGTGCCTGGCGTCCTCGCCGGACTGTCTCGTGCAGGCATTCCGCGTCGGCGAGAACGTCTACGCCACACAGTTTCATCCCGAACTCGACATCCACGGCATCCACACCCGCATCACCGTCTACAAGAACCACGGCTACTTCGCACCGGAATCCGCAGAGGAATTGAAAAAAGCTGCGCGGCAATGGGATGTGCGGCATCCTCAGACGATCCTGCGACGGTTCGTCGAGAGGTACACTCGACCGGCATGACGCTCGCAAAGCCACTCGAATTGCCCTGCGGTGCAATGCTGCCCAACCGCATCGCGAAGGCGGCGATGAGCGAACAACTGGCCACCGTCACAGGTCGGCCCACGCCTGCGCACGTGCGGCTGTATGACACCTGGGCGCGCAGCGGATGCGGGCTGATCGTCACCGGGAACGTGATCGTCGACCGAAGCGCGGTCTCCGAGCCGCGTCAGGTCGTGCTCGAGGACGAGCGCGACATCGAGATGCTACGGACCTGGGCAACCGCCGCGCGGGCTGACGGGGCGCACTGCTGGATGCAGCTCAACCATGCGGGCCGCCAGATTCCGCGCACACTGTCCGGGCACCCGGTGGCGCCGTCCGCGCAGGAGATGACGACGCTGCGCGGCGGGTTCGCCCCGCCACGAACGTTGGCCGCATCCGAAATCGAGGAGCTGATACAGCGTTTCGCACGCAGCGCGGAGATCGCGGTGCGCGCCGGATTCGACGGCGTGCAGATCCATGCGGCCCACGGCTACCTGATCTCGCAGTTCCTGTCGCCCCTCACCAACCAGCGCGACGACGCATGGGGTGGCGACCCCGAACGGCGCAGGCGCTTCCTGCTGGCCGTCATCGACGCGGTCCGCGGTGCGGTCGGACCGAAGGTGCCGGTGGCGGTCAAGCTCAACAGCTCGGACTTCCAGCGCGGCGGCTTCGACGAAGACGAATCGATGGCCGTTGTCGACAGCCTCGGCGATGCCGGTGTCGACCTGCTCGAGATATCGGGCGGCACATTCGAGTCGACGGCGATGATGACCGGTGCGGGCGAATCGACGCGCGCACGCGAAGCCTACTTTCTCGACTACGCCGAGCGGGTCCGTGCCCGCGCCCGGATGCCGCTGATGCTCACGGGCGGCCTGCGAAGCGCTGCGGGTATGCAGGCGGCGCTGCAGTCGGGTGCCATCGACGTCTGTGGGGTGGCCAGACCGCTGGTGCTGGAAACCGATATCGCGCAGCGCCTGTTGGTGTGCGACGAGACGGCCAGCGCCGCCGTACCGCGCCGCGGCCGCATTCCGCGGCTGGCCGGCGCCGCCGAAACCATCTGGTACACCGAACAGATTCACCGCATCAGCCGGGGCCGCGCGCCCAAGACCGGTCGCAGCGTGGAGGCCGCGATGGCGAGATATCTGATCGCCAGTACCCGCGACGCCCTGAGACGTCGCATGGTCGTCCGTTAGTTAACCGCGTCGGTGGGGAATGCCCATGCCCATGGACACTGCCGAATACGCCCCGGGCCGACTCGTCGACGTCTGGGACCACGACGCACCACGCACGGCCCTGATGTGGCACGGTGCCCAGACCGACGCCCGCGCGACCATGGGTCCGTTGGCGGAACGGCTGGCGGGCCACGGCTTCGTGGTGATGGTGCCGGACTGGAATTCCAACGCCGATGACCGAGGCCGCGCAGACCTGCTGAGGTCGCTCGAATTCGCGCGGTCCCGCAGCGCCGACCCCGACGCCCTGGTGCTCGTCGGATGGTCGCTGGGCGGGCTTGCCGCAGCGGGGGCGACGCTGCACGCCGACCAGCTCGGCGTCCGGTTCGCTCACACCGTATGCCTGGCCGGTGCGTTCGTCGTCGCCGACCCGGTTTCCGGTGAACCGCTGCCCACCGACCTCACGGGTCTGACGCGTTCGCCGTTCACGCTTCTGCACGGGATCGGCGACCACGTCGTTCCGGTGACGATCAGCCGCGACTTCGCCGAGACACTGCGCGCGAACGAGTGGCCGGTCGAGCTGGTGGAACTCGACACCGACCACGCGGCGATCGCCGGTGCGGCGCACGACCCGCTCGCCGACCGCTACATTCCCGCCGAGGATCCGCAAGCGCTGCAGGTCGCGACCGGTGTGGCGGCCCGAATCGCCGCCGCCGCTTCGTGATCTGACCCTTGACCTCAACAGTGGTTGAGGACGCAGAGTGGGGCCATGGCTACTTCGACACACACACTGACCCAGATTCGCGACGACCTCTTCCAGACCCGAATGGACTCGCCGTTCCCCGGTTTGACCACGCATGCTTATGTGTGGCGGGGGCCGACGGGCAACGTGCTGTTCTACAACCCCGCCAGCGAAGCAGACTTCGAGGCGATCGACGCGCTGGGCGGGGTGAGCGCGCAGTATCTCTCGCATCAAGACGAGGCCGGCCCAAACCTGGCGCGGATCGCCGAGCGGTTCGGCCGTCGGCTACATGCGCCCGCGGCCGAGCTGGCGGTGATCTCGCCGCACGGTCACGTCGACGTGCCGTTGGGCGATGAGCGCCATGTCGATGAGAACGGTGTGGAAGTGCTTCCCACACCGGGACATTCGCCGGGCAGCACCTGCTACCTGGTGACCGGAGCGGGCGGGGCGAAATATCTGTTCACCGGCGACACCATGTTTCCCACCAAGGAAGGCACGTGGTCGACGTTCCTGGTGCCCGGTCGCGGTGACGCCGGGGAGCTCCGACGAAGTGTCGAACTACTCGGGACGCTCGAGCCGGACGTCGTGATCTCCAGTGCCTTCGGCGGCGACTCGGCGTTCGAAACCGTTGACGCCACACGCTGGGCGGAGTGCGTCGCGCAGGCGCTGGCCAGCGTGCCGTCGTAGCGGCCCTCGCTCGCGAATTCTGCACCAGGGCTGTGATGTTCGACCGATCACGACCCTGGTGTAGAAATCGGCGCAGTCGTTGCGAGGCGGCCTACGATTCACCGGTGCCGGTGTCGTGCCAGATCCACCACTCATAGGGCGGAGATTGCGGATAACCCTCGGGAGAGTCCTCCCAGGTCTCCTGCCGCCCGAGCGCGGTCATGTCGAGCAGGTTCCAGGTGTTGACGAAGACCTCGTCGCCGCGGCCGTCGATGCGGTAGGTGCGGAACACGCGGCCGTCGTCGTCGCGGATGAACGCGTTGGTGGCGTGGTACTCGTCGCACCCGAAATCCTTGTCGAAGTCGTCGGTGATCGTGAACCACGGGTGGCGCCAACCCATCTTGGACTTCATCCGCTCGAGGTCGGCCTGCGATGCGCGGGAGACATACACGAACGAGGTGTCCCGCGCGTTGAGGTGAGCGAGGTTCGGCACATGGTCGGCCATCAACGAGCAACCCACGCAGCCGTGCTCAGGCCAGTCGCCGGTGCCCGGTTCGATGAACGCGCGGTACACGATCAGTTGGCGCCGACCGCCGAACAGGTCGAGCAGGCTCACCTTGCCGTCCGGGCCGTCGAACGTGTATTCCTTGTCCACCGGCGTCCAGGGCATCCGGCGCCGCTGCGCGGCCAGTGCATCACGGGCCCGCTGAACCTTTTTCTCTTCGACGAGCATCTCCTCCACAGCGTGCTCCCACTCCTGCGCGGACACGATCGGTGGTGCTTTCATCGCGCTGTCTCCTTTCCTTCTTCGGTGCTATGAGGCTTCGAGTGCCGTCTTGAGGTTGGACAGCCTCCACGGCCAACCCCCGGAGATAAGTTCGCGGACAGTGCTTTCCGGCGGGAAGTCGTCGTGGATGACGGTCAGCTTGACCATGCCGTTCTCGACCGGTTCGATGTCGAACGACACCCGGGACCGCTTTTCGGCCGCCGCCTTTTCGATGGTCTCTTCGTCCAGGCCCACCGCGGTCAGTTCGGGTCCAAACGTGTGGAAGGTGAAGACCAGCCTGCGATGCGGGTCCGACTCCAGGATGACCTGATCGGGGTGCGCGATCTCCAGTCCGGCGGGGTCGGTTATCCAGACGTAGGTTGAGCCCTTCCGCCAATCGGAGACCATGGCGTGTCCCATGTACCGGGTCGAGAAGGTGGGGTCGGTGATCGCCTGCCACAGCCGCTCGGGAGTGGTCCGGATGTAGGTGGTGTAGACGAATTCGGCGCTGCTCATCTGTTCGGTCTCCAATACCGTTTTGAGGTCTGCAAGGGCGTGTACCCGCGCGCGGTCGTATTGCTTGATCCAGCGGTCGGCGATGGCGTTGATCGGCTCGGCGTTGAGGTAGTGCAGCTTCTCGCGGCCCCGCCACACGACCGTGATGAGGTTGGCGGATTCGAGCACCGCTAGGTGCTTGCTGACCGACTGCCGCGCCATCGACAGCCCCGCGCACAACTCGCGCAAGGTCTGCCCATCGCGGACGTTCAGGTTGTCGAGCAGCAGGCGCCTGCTGGGGTCGGCGAGCGCCCGGAACACCTCATCCATCGATGTCATCACCCGCTTTATGCAGCCGTTTGGCTGCATGTATGACTATAGGCAGCCGGGCGGCTGCATGTCAATGGTTCAGGCCGTCTCGTCGAGTTCGTCGAACCGTGCCAGGGCCGCTTCGAGATCGATCTCGTCGAATAGTTCGCATCGACTGATCCGGTCACCGTCGACGGTCGACAAGGCGATCTCTCGCCACTCGACTTCAAAGCCGTGCGCCGAGGTTGCGCATGCGGTGTAGGTGACGACAGCTCCCCTGCCGTTCAGGCGGTGCACGGCCGTGATGTGGACCCTGAACTGCGGTGAGTCATCCAAGAGTGTTCGGAGGTACGTCTGCAGGTCGCCGGGTGCGAACGCGATCGCGCCCCGCCGGTGGTCAATGCTCACCCAGTCGGGCGTCACGTCGGGTAGCCGATGACTGTTCACGGCCGTGATTGATCCTGCGACCGCCGACCACGTCCGGGCGTGCTCCGCCGCTTCGCCGGCGACATAGCGCGCGTCGAGTTCTGCGAAGGCGTTGTCGGTGTCATCGACATCGAAAACGACAGTGGATGTCACGAAGCGCTGGTCTGCGTCCAGCTCGACGAGTTGGAGTACCTCGGTGTGAAACCGTTGGGCGCGTACACGGTTGAGGGCGAGGCGCTGCCCACGTGTAGCGGCCGCCGCCGATGTGATGTCACCCGTCCCGATGTCGACAACCGCACGCATATTCGCGACGAAGGCTTCCCTACCCCGTCGGAACCCGTCATTGATGACACGCCGGCGGTCGTCGGCGAATATGTCAACGGCGAGTAACTCTGCCATCGCGTCCCACTCGCGTGCGGCGCAGTGCATCCAGATCCGCTCGAACATCTTGCTGGCAGCGTTGCCCGCTGGTTCCGAGGGCCGACTGAGCTCATTTAACCGTGCCAGCGCGGCGTCGATGTCTGGCTCTTCGAACACCTCGAGTCGGTTGATGCGGCTACCTTCGAAAGTCAGCAGGACCACCTGCCGCCACTCTGCGTCGAACCCGGTTCCCGAGATCCCCCGAGCCGCCGTGGTGACAACGGCCCCGAGGTGGGTCAGGCGATGGACGGCCTCGATGTCGACTTTGAACTCTTCGCCGAGATCCCACCCGGCACGGATGTATGGGCCCAGGTCACCGGATGCGAATGCCGTCGCACCGCGGTGATCGAGATTGACCCAATCCGGTGTGGTGAGGGGTAGTTCGTGCCGGTTGAGTGCGGCGTAAGCGTCAGTGACTTTTGACCAGGTGTCCGAATAGGCGGCCGCCTCGCCCGCCACGTAACGCGCGTCGAGTTCCCTGACGGCCGCGTCGATGTCGTCAGGATCGAAACGTATCGAGGTACGCACGAGGTTGTCATCGTCAACTTCAGTCAGCGTGAGGTGCTCGCCGGTGATCGGTTGATCCGTTGCCGTGGCATCGCGGTATGTGTCTCGGGTCAGTGAGAGCCGAGCTCCCCTTATGGCAAGCGGCGCGGTTTCCAGTCGCATTCTCTTCGTGATCTCGAACAGCGCGCGCACTACTTCTGGCTGCGCTGTTCCTTCGTCACGCAGACCTTTTCGTCGATCCTCGTAACGGTTGTCGGCGGCCGCGACCGCAAGGAAGCCGTCGACGTCGCGGCGGTTGGTTGCCTCGACGATCCGTGTCCAGGCGAGCGTAGCGGCGTTCACGAGTGGCGTCGTGCGCCGGCTGAGTTCGTCGAGTCGCGCGAGCGCTGTGTCGATGTCGGCGACGTCGTAGAGTTCGCATCGGCTGATCATGCCGTCGTCGACCGTCTGCAGGCTGACATCCCGCCATTCGGCCTCGAAACCCTCGCGTGAGGTACCCCGCGTGACGCCGGTCAACACCGCGCCGGCCTCGGTGAGGCGATGCACCGCTTCGATGTAGATGCAGATGTCGGAGGTGTCGTCCCATGATGCGCCGAGGAAAGCGATCAGATCCCCTGGCGCGAAAGAGCTTCCATGCCGGTGATCGATGTTCACCCAGTTTGGAGTCACTCGAGGTAGCTCACGGTTGTTGACCGCGTTGAACGAGTTCACGATCACCGACCAGGTCTGGGCGTACTCGCCCGCTTCGCCGGCGAGGTAGCGGCTCTCGAGTTCGGCGAATGCCGCGTCGACGTCATCGGCATCGAAAAGCAGCGAACGGCTGACCAAGCCGCCGTCGTCGACTTCGGTGAGCGTCAGATGCTCGGCCGTGATCGGCTGGTCGGGCTCCGTGGTATCGCGGAAAATGTCGCGGGTCAGCGCTAAGCGCGATCCTCTTGTCGCAAGGGGGACGACCTCGAGCATCCAGCCTGCCGGAACCTTGTTCAACCCGTATGTCACCCTGTGCAATTCGGTTCCCCGTGCCTCGTGACGCAGACCCTTACGCCGATCCTCATAGTGTCCGTCAGCCGTGCCGAGTGCGATCACCCCATCGAAGTCGCGGCGGTTCAACGCGTCGGCGACCAATAACCGGCTCTGGGTCGCTGCATTGTCGAGTTGTGAAGCCCTCCCGGAGAGCTCATCGAACTTTGCGATCGCGGCGTCGAGATCTGTCTCGTCGAACCGCTCGCTTCGACCAATCGCGTTGCCGTCGACCGTCGATACGACGATCTCCCGCCACTCGGCTTCGAAGCCGTGTGTCGAGGTCGCGTACGCGACGTGCGTGAGCACCGCCCCAATACCGTTCAGCCGGTGCACTGACTCGATGTATGCCTTCGCGTCGGGATAGAGCTGCCAGGTCGCTTCAGCGATCGACATCAGGTCGCCAGGCGCCACCGCGATTGCGCCACGTCGGTGATCGACGTTGACCCAGTCCGATGTCACGTCGGGAAACCGATGGTCATTGACCGCGCTGTACGAGGCAACGATCGTCGACCATACCTGCGCATACTGGAGGGCCTCGCTTGTCAGATATCGGGAGTCGAGTTCCTCGAAGGCGGCATCGATGTCGGTGAGATGGAACATCACAAGGGCGTGGAGTCTCTCGTCTGTATCGATCTCCAAAACGCCCAGCCACTCGTTGTGAAACGCCTCGGAGTGGTCGTCCTGGCGCGACCAATGGACACGCGCGAGGGCCAGGCGTGGACCGCTGGTCGCAATCGTGGCCATGGCCATGTCGGTGAACCCGACTTCGGCGGCCGCCTGCAAGTCTTCGATCTCGGCGTGCGGACCGTGGCGTACACCGGCGTTCACGGTCCGCCGCCGATCGTCAAGGAGAAAGTTGTCGGCGAAGATCTGGCACATAGCGTCCCAGTCGCGAGCCGCGAAACATTCCCTGAAGCGCTTGTACACGTGGTGTGCCGCGTATTCCGGCAGGGATGCCGAACGCTCGAGTTCGTCGAATGTCGCGACCGCGGCGTCGATGTCGGACTCATCGAAGAGTTCGCAGCGGCTGACCGTATCACCGTCGACTTTGACAAGATGAACGTCGCGCCATTCGGCGTCGAAGTCTTCTCGCGAGAGCCCGTGCGCGACATGTGTGACAACCGCTCCGACATCGCTGAGTCGATGTACGTCCGCTATGTAGATCTTGGTGTCGGGCGAATCGTCCCATGCGGCTTGGAGGTACGCCGCCATCTCGCCGGGGGCGAAGGCCGCTCCGCGACGATGGTCGACGTTTTCCCATTCTGGTGTCGTCGCGGCGATCTCTCGCCGGTTGAAGGCGGCGTAGGCGCTGACGATCACTGACCACGTCCGGGCGTGGGGGGCCGCTTCGCCGGCGAGGTAACGCGCGTCGAGTTCCTCGAACGCGGCGTCGATGTCGTCCGGGTCGAACGTGACAACCGTCGCGATCCGGTCGTCGGCGTCGATTTCCACGATCTGCAGAAGATCGACGCGGAACGCATCGGGATCGTCATCACCGAGCACGTATCGGACACGAGTGAGGACGAGGCGTTCTTCTCGGATCGCGACGGGGTCTGATATCGCTTGTGGGCCGCCGAGTTCGACGGTCGCACGTAGAGCTTCAACGAAGGCGTCCCGGCCATGAAGGCCGGCGTTCACCACCCGACGGCGGTCGTCGCCGTGGAAGTTGTCGGCGACTTTGTCCGCCACTGCGGCCCAGTCGCGTGTTGCGTAGGCGGCAAGCAAGCGGTCACCCACGCGGCAGGCCGCATTCTCCAGTCGCGGTACCGGTCGACTGAGTTCATCGAAGCGAGCCAGCGCGGCGTCGAGGTCATCGGCATCGAATAGCTCGCAACGGTCGATCAACTGCCCGTCGATTGTGACAACGATGATGACCTGCCACTCCGCGTCGAAGCCTTCGGTGGTCGTTCCGTACCCGGCGTGAGTCAGGACCGCTCCGTTTTGGGTCATCCGATGGACCCGCTTGATGTACATGCGGCCGTGCGACATGGCAGCCCAGGAGTCCCGGAGGTATGTTGCCATGGCGCCCGACTGAATCGTCGCGATCCGACGACGATCTTGGTCCGCCCAACCCGGTGTTG comes from Mycolicibacterium pulveris and encodes:
- a CDS encoding glutamine amidotransferase produces the protein MRHPAGSSGSRGVVRSGQRPFLLLSVRGEDEAADDEYLAMMRFGGLDTTSLRRIRLTHRPMGPVDLADWSGVILGGGPYNISDPADTKSPEQRRAESELLALIERMVEQDFPFLGCCYGVGTLGTVIGATVDRTYTEPVGGVRVSVTAAGRDDPLFADLPDAFDAYGGHKEAATDLPPGVPCLASSPDCLVQAFRVGENVYATQFHPELDIHGIHTRITVYKNHGYFAPESAEELKKAARQWDVRHPQTILRRFVERYTRPA
- a CDS encoding NADH:flavin oxidoreductase/NADH oxidase family protein, which gives rise to MTLAKPLELPCGAMLPNRIAKAAMSEQLATVTGRPTPAHVRLYDTWARSGCGLIVTGNVIVDRSAVSEPRQVVLEDERDIEMLRTWATAARADGAHCWMQLNHAGRQIPRTLSGHPVAPSAQEMTTLRGGFAPPRTLAASEIEELIQRFARSAEIAVRAGFDGVQIHAAHGYLISQFLSPLTNQRDDAWGGDPERRRRFLLAVIDAVRGAVGPKVPVAVKLNSSDFQRGGFDEDESMAVVDSLGDAGVDLLEISGGTFESTAMMTGAGESTRAREAYFLDYAERVRARARMPLMLTGGLRSAAGMQAALQSGAIDVCGVARPLVLETDIAQRLLVCDETASAAVPRRGRIPRLAGAAETIWYTEQIHRISRGRAPKTGRSVEAAMARYLIASTRDALRRRMVVR
- a CDS encoding alpha/beta hydrolase family protein — its product is MDTAEYAPGRLVDVWDHDAPRTALMWHGAQTDARATMGPLAERLAGHGFVVMVPDWNSNADDRGRADLLRSLEFARSRSADPDALVLVGWSLGGLAAAGATLHADQLGVRFAHTVCLAGAFVVADPVSGEPLPTDLTGLTRSPFTLLHGIGDHVVPVTISRDFAETLRANEWPVELVELDTDHAAIAGAAHDPLADRYIPAEDPQALQVATGVAARIAAAAS
- a CDS encoding MBL fold metallo-hydrolase; the encoded protein is MATSTHTLTQIRDDLFQTRMDSPFPGLTTHAYVWRGPTGNVLFYNPASEADFEAIDALGGVSAQYLSHQDEAGPNLARIAERFGRRLHAPAAELAVISPHGHVDVPLGDERHVDENGVEVLPTPGHSPGSTCYLVTGAGGAKYLFTGDTMFPTKEGTWSTFLVPGRGDAGELRRSVELLGTLEPDVVISSAFGGDSAFETVDATRWAECVAQALASVPS
- a CDS encoding DUF899 domain-containing protein, whose protein sequence is MKAPPIVSAQEWEHAVEEMLVEEKKVQRARDALAAQRRRMPWTPVDKEYTFDGPDGKVSLLDLFGGRRQLIVYRAFIEPGTGDWPEHGCVGCSLMADHVPNLAHLNARDTSFVYVSRASQADLERMKSKMGWRHPWFTITDDFDKDFGCDEYHATNAFIRDDDGRVFRTYRIDGRGDEVFVNTWNLLDMTALGRQETWEDSPEGYPQSPPYEWWIWHDTGTGES
- a CDS encoding ArsR/SmtB family transcription factor gives rise to the protein MDEVFRALADPSRRLLLDNLNVRDGQTLRELCAGLSMARQSVSKHLAVLESANLITVVWRGREKLHYLNAEPINAIADRWIKQYDRARVHALADLKTVLETEQMSSAEFVYTTYIRTTPERLWQAITDPTFSTRYMGHAMVSDWRKGSTYVWITDPAGLEIAHPDQVILESDPHRRLVFTFHTFGPELTAVGLDEETIEKAAAEKRSRVSFDIEPVENGMVKLTVIHDDFPPESTVRELISGGWPWRLSNLKTALEAS